In the genome of Xanthobacteraceae bacterium, one region contains:
- the fliJ gene encoding flagellar export protein FliJ, which produces MKSRETLIRLKRFQVDEKRRQVAQIEAMVAEFERMASDLDREIAVEQDRAGINDPGHFAYPTYAKAAMTRRDNLKRSASELHGQLEDARAQLADAFEELKKVEILEERDQVRERGLEAAREQAEMDRVGAQRVRV; this is translated from the coding sequence ATGAAATCGCGTGAAACCCTTATCCGCCTGAAGCGCTTTCAGGTCGACGAAAAGCGGCGTCAGGTCGCCCAGATCGAGGCGATGGTCGCCGAGTTTGAGCGCATGGCCTCCGACCTCGACCGCGAAATCGCCGTCGAACAGGACCGTGCCGGCATCAATGACCCCGGCCACTTCGCCTATCCGACCTATGCCAAGGCGGCCATGACCCGCCGCGACAACCTCAAGCGCTCGGCCTCCGAACTGCACGGCCAGCTCGAGGATGCCCGCGCGCAACTGGCCGACGCCTTCGAGGAATTGAAGAAAGTCGAGATCCTCGAGGAGCGCGATCAGGTCCGCGAACGCGGTCTGGAAGCCGCCCGCGAACAGGCCGAAATGGATCGCGTCGGCGCTCAGCGCGTCCGCGTCTAG
- the fliH gene encoding flagellar assembly protein FliH (binds to and inhibits the function of flagella specific ATPase FliI) translates to MTAPARPAKYMFDIAFDGGPLAVLGSGAKAALDAAEKEAYRRGYEAAKKEAEQRCADQLSRIAADIHLVVGRLAATETRLEREAIDVACAVANQLSSALIARQPLAEIEALVLDVLSHVRAAPHVAVRVAPEMSEGAAARLRKLAEERGFASRLVILPDPNLKGDDCLIEWADGGVAREAQAIQQRIAEAIQNFLGAGNTAPKVPEK, encoded by the coding sequence ATGACTGCTCCCGCCCGCCCCGCCAAATACATGTTCGATATCGCCTTCGACGGCGGGCCGCTCGCCGTGCTCGGCAGCGGCGCGAAAGCAGCGCTCGATGCCGCCGAGAAGGAAGCCTATCGCCGCGGCTACGAAGCCGCGAAGAAGGAAGCGGAACAGCGCTGCGCCGATCAGCTAAGCCGCATTGCCGCTGACATTCATCTTGTGGTGGGCCGTCTCGCCGCGACCGAAACGCGGCTGGAACGCGAAGCCATCGACGTCGCCTGCGCGGTCGCGAACCAGCTTTCCAGCGCGCTGATCGCGCGGCAGCCACTCGCGGAAATCGAGGCGCTGGTGCTCGACGTGCTTTCGCATGTACGCGCGGCGCCCCATGTCGCGGTGCGCGTCGCGCCGGAAATGAGCGAAGGCGCGGCCGCGCGGCTGCGCAAACTCGCGGAAGAACGCGGCTTTGCCAGCCGTCTCGTGATTCTGCCGGACCCGAACCTGAAGGGCGATGATTGCCTGATCGAATGGGCGGACGGCGGCGTTGCGCGCGAAGCGCAAGCGATCCAGCAGCGGATCGCGGAAGCCATCCAGAATTTTCTCGGCGCGGGAAACACCGCGCCCAAAGTGCCGGAGAAGTAA
- the fliN gene encoding flagellar motor switch protein FliN, producing the protein MSDDKKPPLPNLESDVDLVNPAAPPTVPDDNGGERNAHDLEAVFDVPVHVSAVLGRTRMDVGQLLKLGPGTMLELDRKVGEAIDIFVNNRLVARGEVVLVEDRLGVTMTEIIKADRT; encoded by the coding sequence ATGAGCGACGATAAAAAGCCGCCGCTGCCGAACCTCGAATCCGACGTCGACCTGGTCAATCCGGCGGCGCCGCCGACGGTGCCCGACGACAATGGCGGCGAGCGCAACGCGCACGATCTCGAAGCGGTGTTCGACGTTCCGGTGCATGTCTCGGCCGTACTGGGCCGCACGCGCATGGATGTCGGTCAACTGCTCAAGCTCGGACCCGGCACCATGCTCGAACTGGATCGCAAGGTCGGCGAGGCCATCGATATTTTCGTGAACAACCGTCTCGTCGCGCGCGGCGAAGTCGTACTGGTGGAAGACCGGCTCGGCGTGACCATGACGGAAATCATTAAAGCCGACCGGACCTGA
- the fliI gene encoding flagellar protein export ATPase FliI, which translates to MKALAEQISELDGTVIYGRVAAVKGLMIEVAGPVHAMPVGARLVLETGTGEGVPCEVIGFAGDNALAMPFAAVEGVRRGARAIVSRAGNVVRPSASWLGRVVNAHGQPVDGKGPILPGPSPYSFRTPPPSAHARKRVGSPLDLGVRALNTFTTVCKGQRMGIFAGSGVGKSVLLSMLARYTACDVAVIGLIGERGREVQEFLQDDLGEEGLKRSVVVVATSDEPALMRRQAALLTLSIAEYFRDEQKDVLVLMDSVTRFAMAQREIGLSAGEPPTAKGYTPTVFSELPRLLERAGPGAADQGTITGIFTVLVDGDDHNEPVADAVRGILDGHIVMERAIAERGRYPAINVLKSISRTMPKSSDPEFYPSVLKARQVLATYGDMEELIRLGAYRQGSSPEVDEAIRLNPALETFLSQGKEEKTNLGDGYRALAQIVASAVSES; encoded by the coding sequence ATGAAGGCGCTGGCGGAACAGATTTCCGAACTGGACGGCACGGTCATTTATGGCCGCGTGGCCGCCGTGAAAGGCCTCATGATCGAGGTCGCGGGACCGGTTCACGCCATGCCGGTCGGTGCCCGTCTGGTGCTGGAAACCGGCACGGGAGAGGGCGTTCCCTGCGAAGTAATTGGCTTTGCCGGCGACAATGCCCTCGCCATGCCCTTTGCGGCGGTCGAGGGAGTCCGTAGAGGCGCACGGGCCATCGTTTCCCGTGCAGGCAACGTAGTCCGGCCCTCGGCCTCCTGGCTGGGCCGGGTCGTTAACGCCCACGGCCAGCCGGTGGACGGCAAGGGGCCGATCCTGCCCGGACCGTCTCCTTATTCTTTTCGCACGCCGCCGCCTTCCGCCCATGCGCGCAAGCGCGTCGGCAGCCCGCTCGATCTCGGCGTGCGCGCGCTGAATACGTTTACGACCGTCTGCAAGGGACAGCGCATGGGCATCTTCGCCGGCTCCGGCGTCGGCAAATCGGTGCTGCTGTCCATGCTCGCGCGCTACACCGCCTGCGATGTTGCGGTGATCGGACTGATCGGCGAACGCGGCCGCGAGGTGCAGGAGTTTTTGCAGGACGATCTCGGCGAGGAAGGATTGAAGCGCTCGGTGGTCGTGGTCGCGACCTCGGACGAACCCGCCCTGATGCGGCGGCAGGCGGCACTCTTGACGCTCTCCATCGCCGAGTATTTCCGCGACGAGCAGAAAGACGTGCTGGTGCTGATGGATTCGGTCACGCGCTTCGCGATGGCCCAGCGCGAAATCGGCCTCTCCGCGGGCGAGCCGCCGACCGCGAAAGGCTATACGCCGACGGTGTTCTCCGAATTGCCGCGGCTGCTGGAACGGGCAGGGCCGGGTGCGGCCGATCAGGGCACCATCACCGGCATCTTCACCGTGCTGGTGGATGGCGACGATCACAACGAGCCGGTCGCCGACGCGGTGCGCGGCATCCTCGACGGGCATATCGTGATGGAGCGCGCCATCGCGGAGCGCGGGCGCTATCCCGCGATCAACGTATTGAAGTCGATCTCGCGCACTATGCCGAAGTCCAGCGACCCGGAGTTCTATCCTTCGGTGCTGAAAGCCCGGCAGGTGCTGGCGACCTATGGCGACATGGAGGAGTTAATCCGCCTTGGCGCCTACCGGCAGGGGTCTTCCCCGGAGGTGGACGAGGCGATCCGGCTCAATCCGGCACTGGAGACTTTTCTTTCCCAAGGTAAGGAAGAAAAAACCAATCTGGGCGATGGTTACCGCGCACTCGCTCAAATTGTCGCTAGTGCAGTATCCGAGTCTTAA
- the flhA gene encoding flagellar biosynthesis protein FlhA, whose amino-acid sequence MSDATAGNVSYKPKMPTAGEIGAMMRRGDLMLAAAVIGILVVLIMPLPPMVLDLLLALSIILSVLILMTALFIQGPLEFSAFPTVLLMATMFRLALNLASTRLILTHGHQGTSAAGHVIEAFGNFVMGGNFVIGIIVFAILIIVNFVVITKGSGRIAEVAARFTLDAMPGKQMAIDADLSAGLIDEDTARQRRKNLEDESSFYGAMDGASKFVRGDAIAGLLIVFINIIGGIVIGMAQQGLTFAKAGQVYTLLTVGDGLVTQIPALIVSTAAGLLVSKAGVSGAADKALIKQLSHYPKALGMAAGVMIVLAMLPGIPSLPFLALGGGAAALAFVATRKNKAAAQMQAAKVASKEPSLPQEEPISSALKIDDLKIEIGYALLPLVNGPDGSDRLTEQIKALRRSIASEMGFVMPAVRILDNVQLESNTYIVKLKEVDAGTGKVHPGSHMVMDPAGGQVNLAGIHTTEPTFGLPATWVDDSLREEASLRGYTVVDAATVVSTHLAEILKANMADLLSYAEVQKLLKELPKEQAELLKDIVPSQITASGIQRVLQLLLSERVSIRDLGTILEGIAEAVPGSRHASQIVEMVRVRLARQLCAQHTSPAGYLPLISLSPKWETAFAESIVGQGEERALAMQPSKLTEFVNAVRERFEDAARQNEAPVLLSSASARPFVRQIVERFRPQTAVMSQAEIHPRVRLKTVGSV is encoded by the coding sequence ATGAGCGACGCGACCGCCGGCAACGTCAGTTACAAGCCGAAAATGCCGACTGCGGGCGAGATCGGCGCCATGATGCGCCGTGGCGACCTGATGCTGGCCGCCGCCGTCATCGGCATTCTCGTCGTCCTCATCATGCCGCTGCCGCCGATGGTCCTCGACCTGCTGCTGGCGCTGTCGATCATCCTCTCGGTCCTGATTCTCATGACCGCCCTGTTCATCCAGGGTCCGCTGGAATTCTCCGCCTTCCCGACCGTGCTGCTGATGGCGACCATGTTCCGCCTCGCGCTGAACCTCGCCTCGACACGGCTGATTCTCACCCATGGCCATCAGGGCACGTCGGCCGCCGGTCACGTTATCGAGGCGTTCGGCAACTTCGTGATGGGCGGCAACTTCGTCATCGGCATCATCGTGTTCGCGATCCTGATCATCGTGAACTTCGTGGTGATCACCAAAGGTTCGGGCCGCATCGCGGAAGTCGCGGCGCGCTTCACGTTGGACGCCATGCCCGGCAAGCAGATGGCGATCGACGCCGATCTTTCCGCAGGCCTGATCGACGAGGACACCGCCCGCCAGCGCCGCAAGAACCTGGAAGACGAAAGCTCCTTCTACGGCGCGATGGACGGTGCGTCGAAGTTCGTGCGCGGCGACGCCATCGCGGGCCTGCTGATCGTCTTCATCAACATCATCGGCGGCATCGTGATCGGCATGGCGCAGCAGGGCCTGACGTTTGCCAAAGCCGGTCAGGTCTACACGCTGCTGACGGTCGGCGACGGCCTCGTCACGCAGATCCCGGCGCTGATCGTCTCGACCGCGGCGGGCCTTCTCGTCTCGAAGGCCGGCGTTTCCGGCGCGGCCGACAAGGCGCTCATCAAGCAGCTCTCGCATTACCCGAAGGCGCTCGGCATGGCCGCGGGCGTCATGATCGTGCTGGCGATGCTGCCCGGCATCCCCTCGCTGCCGTTCCTCGCGCTCGGCGGCGGCGCTGCCGCGCTCGCCTTCGTCGCGACCCGCAAGAATAAAGCGGCCGCGCAAATGCAGGCCGCCAAGGTCGCGAGCAAGGAGCCGAGCCTCCCGCAGGAAGAACCGATTTCCAGCGCGCTCAAGATCGACGACCTGAAAATCGAAATCGGCTACGCGCTGCTGCCGCTTGTCAACGGCCCGGACGGTTCGGATCGCCTCACCGAGCAGATCAAGGCGCTGCGCCGCTCGATCGCGAGCGAGATGGGCTTCGTGATGCCCGCCGTTCGCATCCTCGACAACGTGCAGCTCGAATCGAACACATACATCGTCAAGCTGAAGGAAGTGGATGCCGGCACCGGCAAGGTGCATCCGGGCAGCCACATGGTCATGGACCCGGCGGGCGGTCAGGTGAACCTCGCGGGCATCCACACCACCGAGCCGACCTTCGGCCTGCCCGCGACATGGGTGGACGATTCGCTACGCGAGGAAGCAAGCCTGCGCGGCTACACCGTGGTCGATGCGGCCACCGTGGTCTCGACGCATCTCGCGGAAATCCTCAAAGCCAACATGGCCGACCTGCTTTCCTACGCGGAAGTGCAGAAGCTCCTGAAAGAACTCCCCAAGGAACAGGCGGAGTTGCTGAAAGACATCGTGCCGAGCCAGATCACCGCGTCCGGCATCCAGCGCGTCCTGCAACTCCTGCTCTCCGAACGCGTTTCGATCCGCGACCTCGGCACCATCCTCGAAGGCATCGCCGAAGCGGTGCCGGGTTCGCGCCATGCCTCGCAGATCGTCGAGATGGTGCGCGTGCGTCTCGCCCGCCAGCTTTGCGCGCAACACACTTCGCCCGCCGGTTATCTCCCGCTCATTTCCCTTTCGCCAAAATGGGAAACGGCCTTCGCCGAGTCCATCGTCGGACAGGGCGAGGAGCGCGCACTCGCAATGCAGCCCTCGAAGCTCACCGAATTCGTGAACGCGGTACGCGAACGCTTCGAAGACGCTGCGCGCCAGAACGAAGCGCCGGTCCTGCTGAGCAGCGCCAGCGCGCGGCCGTTCGTGCGCCAGATCGTGGAGCGCTTCCGGCCGCAGACCGCCGTCATGTCACAGGCCGAGATTCACCCGCGCGTGCGGCTGAAAACGGTCGGCAGTGTCTAG
- the fliG gene encoding flagellar motor switch protein FliG, producing the protein MDERESRLKLMNLDQAGKNKRPPIPMHKGRPLTGVERAGILLLALGENHSSEIWKMLDEDEVRELSVSMARLGVVDSGVVDTLLVDFVGQVSGNGGLLGNTSATERLLTQYLPKDRVNAIMEEIRGPAGRNMWEKLSNVPEEVLANYLKNEYPQTIAVVLSKIRTEHAARVISILPETLALDVINRLIKMEAVQKDVLERVEQTLRTEFMSTLSSTSKRDPYAQIAEIFNYFDRSTETRFFGAMETDNKEAADRIKMLMFTFDDLSKLDTGAAQTLLRHVDKGKLAIALKGANENIREYFMKNMSQRAAKMMADELANMGPVRLREVDEAQALMIATAKDLADKGEIVIAKGANADEELVY; encoded by the coding sequence ATGGATGAACGAGAAAGTCGCCTGAAACTAATGAACCTGGATCAGGCAGGAAAAAACAAGCGGCCGCCGATCCCGATGCACAAGGGCCGGCCGCTGACCGGCGTCGAGCGCGCCGGCATCCTGCTGCTTGCGCTGGGCGAGAACCACAGTTCCGAAATCTGGAAGATGCTGGACGAAGACGAAGTGCGCGAGCTTTCCGTTTCGATGGCGCGGCTGGGCGTCGTCGATTCCGGCGTGGTCGATACGCTGCTGGTCGATTTCGTCGGCCAGGTTTCCGGCAACGGTGGCCTGCTCGGCAATACTTCCGCGACCGAGCGCCTGCTCACGCAATATCTGCCGAAAGATCGCGTGAACGCGATCATGGAGGAAATTCGCGGACCCGCCGGTCGCAATATGTGGGAAAAGCTCTCCAACGTGCCGGAGGAAGTGCTCGCGAATTACCTGAAGAACGAATATCCGCAGACCATCGCGGTGGTGCTTTCGAAAATCCGCACCGAGCACGCCGCGCGCGTGATTTCGATTCTGCCGGAAACGCTGGCGCTCGACGTCATCAACCGCCTCATCAAGATGGAAGCCGTACAGAAAGACGTGCTGGAGCGCGTCGAACAAACGCTTCGCACCGAGTTCATGTCCACGCTGTCCTCGACCAGCAAGCGCGACCCGTATGCGCAGATCGCGGAAATCTTCAACTATTTCGACCGCAGCACCGAGACCCGCTTCTTCGGCGCGATGGAAACGGATAACAAGGAAGCCGCCGACCGCATCAAGATGCTGATGTTCACCTTCGACGATCTGTCGAAGCTCGATACCGGCGCCGCGCAGACGTTGTTGCGTCATGTGGACAAGGGCAAGCTCGCCATCGCGCTGAAAGGCGCGAACGAGAACATCCGCGAATACTTCATGAAGAACATGTCGCAGCGCGCGGCCAAGATGATGGCCGACGAGCTTGCGAACATGGGTCCGGTGCGCCTGCGCGAAGTGGACGAAGCGCAGGCCCTGATGATCGCGACCGCGAAAGACCTCGCCGACAAAGGCGAGATCGTGATCGCGAAGGGCGCGAATGCCGACGAGGAGCTGGTGTACTGA
- a CDS encoding sigma-70 family RNA polymerase sigma factor: MIYAVANGDAPAFERLYQLTSPHVYGTVLRILREQDAAAGAAEESYLRIWRGAALYDPSVHKPLSWLLTIARATAFDAARGKASLPLDAYRQPMPEAESDSEISADSPELKRLLAAFAELSGDLRRMSLLAYYDGWSREALSLEFDAPQSTIRTWLLRSLEHIRSRVPA, encoded by the coding sequence TTGATTTATGCCGTTGCAAACGGCGACGCGCCTGCGTTCGAACGGCTCTATCAACTCACATCGCCGCACGTTTACGGGACCGTGCTTCGGATCCTGCGCGAGCAGGATGCGGCGGCGGGCGCGGCCGAAGAATCCTATTTGCGGATATGGAGAGGTGCTGCCCTCTACGATCCGTCGGTCCATAAGCCGCTTAGCTGGTTGCTGACGATTGCACGCGCGACGGCGTTCGATGCTGCGCGCGGCAAGGCCAGCCTTCCGCTCGACGCCTATCGCCAGCCGATGCCGGAAGCGGAAAGCGACAGCGAAATCAGCGCCGACAGTCCCGAACTGAAGCGTCTGCTCGCGGCCTTCGCCGAACTGTCCGGCGACCTGCGCAGGATGAGCCTGCTCGCCTACTACGACGGCTGGAGCCGCGAGGCGCTCTCGCTCGAATTCGACGCGCCGCAAAGCACGATCCGGACCTGGCTGTTGCGCAGCCTCGAACATATCCGTTCGCGGGTGCCTGCATGA
- a CDS encoding response regulator transcription factor: MRVLLIEDDSATAKSIELMLKSESFNVWKTDLGGDGVDLGKIYDYDIILLDLNLPDMSGYEVLKSLRVAKIKTPILILSGLAGIEDKVKGLGFGADDYLTKPFHKDELIARIHAVVRRSKGHAQSVINTGDLVVNLDQKTVEVDGARVHLTGKEYQMLELLSLRKGTTLTKEMFLNHLYGGMDEPELKIIDVFICKLRKKLANASKAPDWPEGKNYIETVWGRGYVLREPTAADARISA, from the coding sequence ATGCGCGTTCTGCTGATCGAAGACGATAGCGCGACGGCGAAAAGCATCGAACTGATGCTGAAGTCGGAGAGCTTTAACGTTTGGAAGACCGACCTCGGCGGCGATGGCGTCGATCTCGGAAAAATCTACGATTACGACATCATTCTCCTCGATCTGAACCTGCCCGATATGTCCGGGTACGAAGTTCTGAAGTCGTTGAGAGTCGCGAAGATCAAGACTCCGATCTTGATCCTCTCGGGTCTCGCCGGCATCGAGGACAAGGTGAAGGGTCTCGGCTTCGGCGCCGACGACTATCTCACCAAGCCATTCCACAAGGACGAGCTGATTGCGCGGATCCATGCGGTCGTGCGCCGCTCCAAGGGTCATGCGCAGTCGGTCATCAATACCGGCGACCTCGTCGTGAACCTCGACCAGAAGACGGTCGAAGTAGACGGTGCCCGCGTGCACCTCACCGGCAAGGAATATCAGATGCTGGAGCTGCTCTCGCTCCGCAAAGGCACCACGCTCACCAAGGAGATGTTCCTCAATCATCTCTACGGCGGCATGGACGAGCCGGAACTGAAAATCATCGACGTGTTCATCTGCAAGCTGCGCAAGAAGCTCGCGAATGCCTCGAAGGCGCCGGACTGGCCGGAAGGCAAGAACTACATCGAGACTGTATGGGGCCGTGGCTACGTGCTGCGCGAACCCACCGCCGCGGACGCACGCATCTCCGCGTAA
- a CDS encoding sigma-54-dependent Fis family transcriptional regulator, giving the protein MRLLIIGTLNGQLSAATKIAIERGATVTHAVDNEQGLKVLRARGADLIMADVGLDIRELVTKISDERMHAPVVACGVENDARAAVDAIHAGAKEYIPLPPDPELIAAVLAAVADDGRDFVFRDEAMAKVVRLAAQVAGSEASILITGESGTGKEMLARYVHVKSPRAGKVFVSVNCAAIPENLLESELFGHEKGAFTGAIARRIGKFEEANGGTLLLDEISEMDVRLQAKLLRAIQERVIDRVGGTRPVPVDIRIVATSNRNLTEEVRAGRFREDLLYRLNVVNLQIPPLRERPQDILELAEHFIKHYADVNGVEAKPLSQDAKRELLRNRWPGNVREMENTIHRAVLLASGDEIGVEAIRLPDGTRIDDASRGPVAHATEVAGQLAATLVGRTVADVERHLILETLKHCLGNRTHAANVLGISIRTLRNKLNEYSAEGHAIPAPASGVAAA; this is encoded by the coding sequence ATGCGGCTGCTCATCATCGGAACCCTCAACGGCCAGCTCAGCGCGGCCACCAAGATCGCCATCGAGCGCGGCGCCACCGTGACGCACGCGGTCGATAACGAACAGGGCTTGAAGGTGCTGCGTGCCCGCGGCGCTGATCTCATCATGGCCGATGTCGGCCTCGACATCCGCGAACTGGTGACGAAAATCTCCGACGAGCGGATGCACGCGCCGGTCGTCGCCTGCGGCGTCGAGAATGATGCGCGCGCCGCGGTCGATGCCATTCATGCCGGCGCGAAGGAATACATCCCGCTGCCGCCCGATCCCGAACTGATCGCAGCCGTGCTGGCCGCCGTCGCCGACGACGGACGCGACTTCGTGTTCCGCGACGAAGCGATGGCGAAGGTGGTGCGCCTCGCCGCGCAGGTCGCAGGTTCGGAAGCCTCGATCCTGATCACCGGAGAAAGCGGCACCGGCAAGGAGATGCTCGCGCGCTACGTGCATGTGAAAAGCCCGCGCGCCGGGAAAGTTTTTGTCTCGGTCAACTGCGCCGCGATCCCGGAGAACCTCCTTGAGTCCGAACTGTTCGGCCACGAAAAGGGCGCGTTCACCGGCGCCATCGCGCGCCGCATCGGCAAGTTCGAGGAAGCGAACGGCGGCACGCTGCTGCTCGACGAAATCTCGGAAATGGACGTGCGGCTGCAGGCGAAGCTGCTCCGCGCGATTCAGGAACGCGTGATCGACCGCGTCGGCGGCACGCGCCCGGTGCCGGTGGACATCCGCATCGTCGCAACCTCGAACCGCAACTTGACGGAAGAAGTCCGCGCCGGCCGCTTCCGCGAAGATTTGCTCTACCGTCTCAACGTCGTGAACCTGCAAATCCCGCCGCTGCGCGAGCGGCCGCAGGACATTCTCGAACTCGCCGAACACTTCATCAAACACTATGCCGATGTGAACGGCGTCGAAGCGAAACCGCTTTCACAGGACGCCAAGCGCGAACTGCTTCGCAACCGCTGGCCCGGCAACGTGCGCGAGATGGAAAACACCATCCACCGCGCGGTGCTGCTCGCTTCCGGCGACGAGATCGGCGTCGAGGCGATCCGCCTGCCCGACGGCACCCGCATCGACGACGCCTCGCGCGGTCCGGTCGCCCATGCCACGGAAGTCGCGGGGCAACTTGCAGCCACCCTCGTCGGCCGCACCGTCGCCGATGTCGAGCGTCACCTGATTCTGGAAACGCTGAAGCACTGCCTCGGCAACCGCACCCACGCCGCGAACGTGCTCGGCATCTCGATCCGCACGCTTCGGAACAAGCTCAACGAATATTCGGCGGAAGGTCACGCTATCCCGGCGCCCGCCAGCGGCGTCGCCGCCGCATAG
- the fliF gene encoding flagellar M-ring protein FliF: protein MNGIIEFVRTLGAARIAAMGAVAAALIVFFAFVISKVSAPAMAPLFTELAVEDSGRIVKELEAQGIVYELRNEGSIILIPKNQVTRVRMRLAENGLPRGGSVGYEIFDRSDTLGTTSFVQNVNHVRALEGELSRTIRSIDRIAAARVHLVIPERQLFARDRQEPSASIVLQVRGTLELSQVRAIRHLVASAVRGLKVERISIVDERGQLLADGSSDPAGAGITGFDERNAAYERRLREQVEAIVTSVVGAQRARVTVAAELDYTRVQQTSDSFDPENKVVRSTQTREEQALTASTNNNDGVTVSNDLPGQQQRNQNPQQAQPRDSTKKTEEVINYEITRTTRTEVLEPGRIKRLSVAVLVDGTYTKNGNDIAYTPRSKEDLDRITALVRSAIGFNDKRGDQVEVVNLRFAEPVAVVPPAAEGGMFGFLRFTTDDIMRVVEIGVMLILTVLVLLFVVRPLVRRIITPDENARPSLPMTPAPALAPPAPEGGHASPAPAAATASQASDHPAARLIESAQIMGESHQKSMQKVGELVQNNPLETVSVIRQWMNEKVA from the coding sequence CCCTGTTCACGGAACTGGCGGTCGAAGATTCCGGCCGCATCGTGAAGGAACTGGAAGCCCAGGGCATCGTCTACGAACTGCGCAACGAAGGCAGCATCATCCTGATTCCGAAAAATCAGGTAACCCGCGTCCGCATGCGCCTCGCCGAAAACGGCCTGCCGCGCGGCGGCTCGGTCGGTTACGAAATCTTCGACCGCAGCGACACCCTCGGCACCACGTCTTTCGTCCAGAACGTGAACCACGTCCGCGCGCTGGAAGGCGAATTGTCGCGCACCATCCGCTCCATCGACCGCATCGCCGCCGCACGCGTGCACCTCGTGATCCCGGAGCGCCAGTTGTTCGCGCGCGACCGGCAGGAACCCTCGGCCTCGATCGTGTTGCAGGTCCGCGGCACGCTCGAACTCTCGCAGGTCCGTGCGATCCGGCATTTGGTCGCAAGCGCCGTACGCGGGCTGAAGGTCGAGCGCATTTCCATCGTCGACGAACGCGGCCAATTGCTTGCCGACGGCTCTTCGGACCCGGCGGGCGCCGGCATCACCGGATTCGACGAACGCAACGCCGCCTATGAACGCCGCCTGCGCGAGCAGGTCGAAGCGATCGTGACCAGCGTGGTCGGTGCGCAGCGCGCCCGCGTCACTGTCGCCGCCGAACTCGATTACACCCGCGTGCAACAGACGTCCGACAGCTTCGACCCGGAAAATAAGGTGGTCCGCTCGACGCAGACCCGCGAGGAGCAGGCCCTCACCGCGAGCACGAACAACAACGACGGCGTCACCGTCTCGAACGATCTGCCGGGGCAACAGCAACGCAACCAGAACCCGCAGCAGGCGCAGCCGCGCGATTCGACCAAGAAGACCGAAGAAGTCATCAACTACGAGATCACGCGCACCACCCGCACCGAGGTGCTGGAGCCGGGCCGCATCAAGCGCCTCTCGGTCGCGGTGCTGGTGGATGGCACCTATACGAAGAACGGCAACGATATCGCCTACACCCCGCGTTCGAAGGAAGACCTCGACCGCATCACCGCGCTGGTGCGCTCCGCCATCGGCTTCAACGACAAACGCGGCGATCAGGTGGAAGTCGTGAACCTGCGTTTTGCCGAGCCGGTCGCGGTCGTGCCGCCCGCGGCGGAAGGCGGCATGTTCGGGTTCCTGCGCTTCACCACCGACGACATCATGCGCGTGGTCGAAATCGGCGTGATGCTGATTCTCACCGTACTGGTTCTGCTGTTCGTGGTGCGCCCGCTGGTTCGCCGCATCATCACGCCCGACGAGAATGCGCGGCCTTCGCTTCCCATGACACCCGCGCCCGCACTGGCGCCGCCAGCACCTGAAGGCGGCCACGCTTCGCCCGCTCCCGCGGCGGCGACGGCCTCACAAGCATCCGACCATCCCGCCGCGCGCCTTATCGAGTCGGCGCAGATCATGGGCGAGTCGCATCAGAAGTCGATGCAGAAGGTCGGTGAACTGGTCCAGAACAACCCGCTCGAAACCGTGTCAGTTATTCGCCAATGGATGAACGAGAAAGTCGCCTGA